One Burkholderia pyrrocinia DNA segment encodes these proteins:
- a CDS encoding glutathione S-transferase family protein, translating into MESTGQTTLTISSRNYSSWSMRGWLLAKLSGLAFETVSVPIDAASRAELLLLSPSILVPCLTHDGNRVWDTLAIAEYLNEIRPQARLLPEDRHARAHCRSICGEMHSGFSALRSALPMNLRAHFPGFRIWSRAQHDIQRIVTIWRECLAAYGGPWLFGAEIGIADAMYAPVVTRFLTYDVKLEPDIAEYCMLVLAHPFVAEWIDAAKAEQEDIDELDMEF; encoded by the coding sequence ATGGAATCCACCGGACAGACGACGCTGACCATCAGCAGCCGCAATTACTCGTCGTGGTCGATGCGCGGCTGGCTGCTCGCGAAGCTGAGCGGGCTCGCGTTCGAGACGGTCAGCGTGCCGATCGATGCCGCGTCGCGCGCGGAGCTGCTGCTGCTGTCGCCGTCGATTCTCGTGCCGTGCCTGACACATGACGGCAACCGGGTGTGGGATACCCTCGCGATCGCCGAGTACCTGAACGAAATCCGGCCGCAGGCGCGGCTGCTGCCTGAGGACCGGCATGCGCGCGCGCATTGCCGGTCGATCTGCGGCGAGATGCATTCCGGTTTCAGCGCGTTGCGATCCGCGCTGCCGATGAACCTGCGCGCTCATTTCCCCGGCTTCCGGATCTGGTCGCGCGCGCAGCACGACATCCAGCGGATCGTGACGATCTGGCGCGAGTGTCTGGCCGCGTATGGTGGGCCCTGGCTGTTCGGCGCGGAGATCGGCATTGCCGACGCGATGTATGCGCCGGTCGTCACGCGCTTCCTGACCTACGACGTGAAGCTGGAGCCGGATATCGCCGAGTACTGCATGCTTGTGCTCGCGCATCCGTTCGTCGCGGAATGGATCGACGCGGCGAAGGCGGAGCAGGAAGACATCGACGAACTCGACATGGAGTTTTGA
- a CDS encoding polyhydroxyalkanoate depolymerase encodes MNLLAYPFYQWSAECLRPARAWAATTRATMSLWPPAASTPTGRMLDALCELLECCAFSHQRPPFGIASIVVDGETVPIVEEAAAATPFGTLLHFRKARPVARQPRVLIVAPMSGHFATLLRGTVHTMLADHDVYITDWHNPRDIPLTAGRFGFDEYVAHIIDFIRHIGPDAHVLAICQPTVAALAAVALMAAGGDPAQPASLTLMAGPIDCRVNPTKVNALATSQPIEWFAKNLISVVPAGFVGAQRCVYPGFVQVGAFMSMNPDRHAASFADLYYERAKGDPAKADTLRHFYDEYFATADLTAEFYLETVEKVFQQYALARGELTVGDRLVEPAAIHRTALLTIEGEKDDICAVGQTVAAQELCSGLPSYLKTHHVQTGAGHYGVFNGSRWETQIYPIVRATIHDNEPYDRTADVEGKANGTHYVTLRVLLDARATGHDAATETPPHHAH; translated from the coding sequence ATGAACCTGCTTGCCTATCCGTTTTACCAATGGTCTGCAGAATGCCTGCGCCCGGCGCGCGCATGGGCTGCGACCACGCGCGCGACGATGTCGCTGTGGCCACCCGCCGCGTCGACACCGACAGGCCGCATGCTCGACGCGCTATGCGAACTCCTCGAATGCTGCGCGTTCTCGCATCAGCGTCCGCCGTTCGGGATCGCGTCGATCGTCGTCGACGGAGAAACGGTGCCGATCGTCGAGGAAGCGGCAGCCGCCACGCCGTTCGGCACGCTGCTGCATTTCCGCAAGGCGCGGCCGGTCGCGCGCCAGCCGCGCGTGCTGATCGTCGCGCCGATGTCCGGGCATTTCGCGACGCTGCTGCGCGGCACGGTGCACACGATGCTGGCCGACCACGACGTGTACATCACCGACTGGCACAACCCGCGCGACATCCCGCTGACGGCCGGGCGCTTCGGTTTCGACGAATACGTCGCGCACATCATCGATTTCATCCGCCATATCGGTCCGGACGCGCATGTGCTCGCGATCTGCCAGCCGACCGTCGCCGCGCTCGCGGCAGTCGCACTGATGGCCGCCGGCGGCGATCCGGCGCAGCCCGCGAGCCTGACGCTGATGGCGGGCCCGATCGACTGCCGCGTGAATCCGACGAAGGTCAACGCGCTCGCCACGAGCCAGCCGATCGAATGGTTTGCGAAGAACCTGATCAGCGTGGTGCCGGCGGGCTTCGTCGGTGCGCAGCGGTGCGTGTATCCGGGCTTCGTGCAGGTCGGCGCCTTCATGTCGATGAACCCGGACCGGCACGCGGCGTCGTTTGCCGACCTGTATTACGAGCGCGCGAAAGGCGACCCCGCGAAAGCCGACACGCTGCGGCACTTCTACGACGAATACTTCGCGACGGCCGACCTCACCGCGGAGTTCTATCTGGAAACGGTCGAGAAGGTGTTCCAGCAATACGCGCTCGCGCGCGGCGAGCTGACGGTCGGCGACAGGCTCGTCGAACCGGCGGCGATTCACCGCACCGCGCTGCTGACGATCGAAGGCGAGAAGGACGATATCTGCGCCGTGGGCCAGACGGTGGCCGCGCAGGAGCTGTGTTCGGGGTTGCCGTCATATCTGAAGACGCACCACGTGCAGACGGGCGCGGGCCACTACGGCGTGTTCAACGGCAGCCGCTGGGAAACGCAGATCTATCCGATCGTGCGCGCGACGATCCACGACAACGAACCGTACGATCGCACCGCGGATGTGGAAGGCAAAGCGAACGGCACGCACTACGTCACGCTGCGGGTATTGCTCGATGCGCGCGCAACCGGGCACGATGCGGCGACCGAAACGCCACCGCATCACGCGCACTGA
- a CDS encoding HHHH-motif protein, translating to MKRIAKILTATAVACAVLAPALAEAHSHRVCHFDHHHHRVCRWVR from the coding sequence ATGAAGCGCATCGCGAAGATCCTGACGGCCACCGCAGTGGCATGTGCCGTTCTCGCTCCGGCGCTTGCCGAAGCCCATTCGCACCGCGTGTGCCATTTCGATCATCACCACCATCGCGTGTGCCGCTGGGTGCGGTAA
- a CDS encoding cupin domain-containing protein: MSTPTTTHFSHVKPQDTAYRGEGLRDFFLYRDLGIAAATNGKVVAQLVRANHAPEAGTGWHRHEAEFHIVIMLKGWARFMYGEQETLVAAGDCVHQAPGIVHYLFDYSPDMEYLEIVGPADFKSIDVEGPCAVPPPTPWGETGA, encoded by the coding sequence ATGAGCACGCCGACCACGACCCATTTTTCCCATGTCAAGCCGCAGGACACCGCGTATCGGGGCGAAGGCCTGCGCGACTTCTTCCTGTATCGCGATCTCGGCATCGCGGCCGCGACGAACGGCAAGGTCGTCGCGCAACTCGTCCGGGCGAATCATGCACCGGAGGCGGGCACCGGCTGGCACCGTCACGAGGCCGAGTTCCATATCGTGATCATGCTGAAGGGCTGGGCGCGCTTCATGTACGGCGAGCAGGAAACGCTGGTGGCCGCCGGCGACTGCGTGCATCAGGCGCCGGGGATCGTCCACTACCTGTTCGACTACTCGCCGGACATGGAGTATCTGGAGATCGTCGGGCCCGCCGATTTCAAGTCGATCGACGTCGAAGGGCCGTGCGCCGTGCCGCCGCCGACGCCGTGGGGCGAGACGGGCGCGTAG